A window of Chitinophaga sp. MM2321 contains these coding sequences:
- a CDS encoding helicase HerA-like domain-containing protein yields MANKDAFLESIKNGYTFKGEHFKLGCAMLDGEVVTGADVFLPLKMMNRHGLIAGATGTGKTKTLQIIAEGLSDASVPVLLMDIKGDLSGIAAAGTDNPKIAERYQKIGGTWSAAAYPSELLSLSQEKGVRLRATVSEFGPVLLTKILELNDTQGGLVAMLFKYCDDNKLPLLDLKDFKKILQYCSDAGKADMEKDYGKISTTSTGTILRKVIELEQQGAELFFGEKSFEVDDLMRISDDGRGMISILRVNDIQDRPKLFSTFMLSLLAELYATLPEEGDMDKPKLVMFIDEAHLIFNEASDALLKQIDTIIKLIRSKGVGIFFCTQNPMDVPASVLGQLGLKVQHALRAFTANDRKTIKQTAENYPLSDFYKTDDLLTQIGIGEALITCLNEKGVPTPLAATMLTSPRSRMDVLTPAEIDGLVNNSKLVKKYSQVIDSESAYEILTAKLQDAAEKTAAAPAAQTGKGKEEKGMFEQVLESSAMKQAGRTAANIITRSLLGALGLGGKSSKKSWF; encoded by the coding sequence ATGGCCAATAAAGATGCATTTCTGGAGTCTATAAAGAACGGCTATACATTTAAAGGCGAGCATTTCAAACTGGGCTGTGCTATGCTGGATGGTGAAGTAGTGACCGGCGCTGATGTATTCCTGCCACTGAAAATGATGAACCGTCATGGGCTGATTGCCGGCGCCACAGGTACCGGTAAAACAAAGACCCTACAGATCATTGCCGAGGGTCTGAGCGATGCCAGTGTCCCCGTACTACTGATGGACATCAAAGGTGATCTGAGTGGCATTGCTGCCGCCGGCACCGACAACCCCAAAATAGCAGAACGATACCAGAAAATAGGTGGCACCTGGAGCGCAGCGGCCTACCCTTCTGAACTGCTGTCTCTGAGCCAGGAAAAAGGTGTTCGTTTACGCGCTACCGTTAGTGAATTCGGACCTGTCCTGCTCACTAAAATACTGGAGCTGAACGACACGCAAGGCGGCCTGGTAGCCATGTTGTTTAAATATTGCGACGACAACAAACTACCGCTCCTCGACCTGAAAGACTTCAAGAAAATATTACAGTATTGCAGTGATGCAGGTAAAGCCGACATGGAAAAGGACTATGGGAAAATATCTACCACCTCCACCGGCACCATCCTGCGTAAAGTCATAGAACTGGAACAACAGGGCGCCGAATTATTTTTCGGAGAGAAATCATTTGAAGTAGATGACCTGATGCGTATCAGCGATGATGGCCGTGGTATGATCTCCATACTCCGTGTAAATGATATCCAGGATCGCCCGAAACTCTTTTCCACCTTCATGCTTAGCCTGCTGGCGGAGTTGTATGCCACCCTTCCAGAAGAAGGTGATATGGACAAACCCAAGCTGGTTATGTTTATAGATGAAGCACATCTGATCTTCAACGAAGCCAGCGACGCACTGCTCAAACAGATAGACACCATCATAAAACTGATCCGCTCCAAAGGCGTAGGCATTTTCTTCTGTACGCAAAACCCGATGGATGTTCCCGCATCTGTACTGGGACAACTGGGTTTAAAAGTACAGCACGCCCTGCGCGCCTTTACGGCCAATGATCGTAAAACCATCAAACAAACAGCAGAGAACTATCCGCTGTCCGACTTCTACAAAACAGATGACCTGCTCACGCAGATAGGTATCGGGGAAGCCCTCATTACCTGCCTGAATGAAAAAGGGGTGCCTACTCCGCTCGCAGCCACCATGCTCACTTCGCCGCGGTCACGTATGGATGTATTAACACCCGCTGAAATAGACGGTCTTGTTAACAATTCCAAGCTGGTGAAAAAATACAGCCAGGTAATTGACAGCGAGAGCGCCTATGAAATACTGACAGCGAAATTGCAGGACGCTGCGGAGAAAACAGCCGCTGCACCAGCCGCCCAAACAGGTAAAGGCAAAGAAGAAAAAGGCATGTTCGAACAGGTACTGGAAAGCTCCGCTATGAAACAGGCTGGCCGTACGGCCGCCAACATTATCACGCGCAGCCTGCTGGGTGCACTGGGGCTTGGTGGAAAAAGCAGTAAAAAGAGTTGGTTTTAA
- a CDS encoding Gfo/Idh/MocA family oxidoreductase — protein MSKIIKTGICSFGMSGQIFHAPFLHVNPGFEFAAVVERSKNIAKQRYPNVKVYTSVEDMLADKELQLIVVNTPNYTHFDYVKAALEAGKNVIVEKPFTVTSEEGKTLAAFAEEKKLLLSVYHNRRYDSDYKIVRQVINDGLLGDILEAEIHYDRFKEELSYKKHKEGGLPGTGALYDLGSHLIDQALTLFGTPTSIWADIRIIRKDSVVDDYFELVFYYDKLRVRVKCNYLVREALPAYQLHGRIGSFIKTKSDIQEAQLQRGLFPNSPDWGAEAPHEWGLLHTEINGKIVKQYLPGTNGNYMDYYQGIYEALVNNAANPVPPQDAIKVIRVIEAAVESSKTGKVVAL, from the coding sequence ATGAGCAAAATTATCAAAACGGGCATCTGCTCCTTTGGCATGTCCGGACAAATTTTTCATGCACCCTTTCTGCATGTAAACCCGGGCTTTGAATTTGCAGCCGTTGTAGAAAGAAGTAAAAATATAGCGAAACAACGCTACCCTAACGTTAAAGTATATACGAGCGTAGAGGACATGCTGGCAGATAAGGAACTACAACTCATCGTAGTAAACACGCCTAACTACACGCATTTCGATTATGTAAAAGCAGCCCTGGAAGCAGGCAAGAACGTGATTGTAGAAAAGCCCTTCACCGTAACATCTGAAGAAGGTAAAACACTCGCCGCATTTGCCGAAGAGAAAAAACTGTTGCTCAGCGTTTATCATAACCGCCGCTATGACAGCGATTACAAAATAGTACGACAGGTAATCAATGATGGATTACTGGGAGATATACTCGAAGCGGAAATTCACTACGACCGCTTCAAGGAAGAACTGAGCTACAAGAAACACAAAGAAGGCGGATTACCCGGCACCGGCGCACTCTACGACCTGGGCTCCCACCTGATTGATCAGGCGCTCACTTTATTCGGTACCCCAACATCCATATGGGCAGATATCCGGATCATCCGTAAGGACTCTGTAGTAGATGACTATTTTGAACTGGTATTCTACTACGATAAACTACGTGTGCGCGTTAAATGTAACTACCTCGTACGCGAAGCATTACCCGCTTATCAGCTGCATGGCCGCATCGGTTCCTTTATCAAAACAAAGTCAGACATCCAGGAAGCACAACTTCAAAGAGGCTTGTTTCCCAACAGTCCTGACTGGGGCGCAGAAGCACCACACGAATGGGGTTTACTGCATACCGAAATCAATGGTAAAATCGTAAAACAATACTTACCCGGTACGAACGGTAACTACATGGATTACTACCAGGGTATCTATGAAGCATTGGTCAACAATGCCGCCAACCCTGTACCACCACAGGATGCGATCAAGGTTATACGCGTAATTGAAGCGGCCGTTGAAAGCAGCAAAACAGGAAAAGTAGTAGCACTATAA
- a CDS encoding ATP-dependent DNA helicase RecQ encodes MSTPVAILQQYWGYDQFRSLQEDIIDAILAGQDTLALLPTGGGKSICFQVPAMMKPGMCLVITPLIALMKDQVANLKKKGISAYSIYSGMPYQEVERVLESARRGGCKFLYVSPERLLSKLFQTYCDGLPVNLIAVDEAHCISQWGYDFRPAYLQIADIRSFFPGTPVLALTASATPKVQTDICDKLLMKDAKVFTKSFARSNLSYSVLEETTKIDKVKHILDRVPGCGIIYCRNRKRTKEIASLLEMQGIAASYYHAGLPQTERAARQEAWINNETRIMVCTNAFGMGIDKPDVRIVVHYDMPDGLEAYYQEAGRAGRDEQKAYAVLLYNEHELTDMHERIALQFPTLEEIREVYQGIVNYLQVPVGSAEGMYFDFDINDFARTFQLNLTVAYSAIRLLEQEGVLQLSESVFLPSRIEFITDKESLYAFESAYPALEEIIKTLLRTYEGIFDHSVPVYERQIGRIMLMEDDDIAAQLHQLHQYGILRYHARRDEPQLSLLQERVSAQHLRINMARIEVRKKVYTDRLLAMFAYARNRDTCRTQQLVTYFGETDSTPCGVCDSCLNKKASPLDAAAFKRISDNVIYQLNDQPLLLTELLSRMPDVRKSDLLAVLRFMNEEGLLKRDAEGRLTAA; translated from the coding sequence TTGAGTACACCCGTAGCTATACTGCAACAGTACTGGGGATATGACCAGTTCCGCTCTTTACAGGAAGATATCATTGATGCTATCCTGGCAGGGCAGGATACCCTTGCTTTGTTGCCAACCGGCGGTGGTAAATCTATCTGCTTCCAGGTACCGGCTATGATGAAACCCGGTATGTGCCTAGTGATAACACCGCTGATCGCATTAATGAAAGACCAGGTAGCCAACCTTAAAAAAAAGGGAATTTCCGCCTATTCTATCTATTCCGGTATGCCCTACCAGGAAGTGGAAAGAGTGCTGGAATCCGCCCGTCGTGGTGGTTGCAAGTTCCTGTATGTATCTCCGGAAAGATTACTGAGCAAACTTTTTCAGACCTATTGCGATGGGCTACCGGTGAACCTGATTGCAGTAGATGAAGCGCATTGTATTTCGCAGTGGGGATATGATTTCCGTCCTGCTTACCTGCAGATAGCGGATATCCGCAGTTTCTTTCCCGGCACGCCGGTGCTGGCGCTTACGGCGTCTGCAACGCCTAAAGTGCAGACAGATATCTGCGATAAACTGCTGATGAAAGATGCGAAAGTCTTCACCAAAAGTTTTGCCCGCTCCAACCTGTCTTACAGTGTACTTGAGGAAACCACTAAAATTGATAAAGTAAAGCATATCCTGGACCGCGTGCCCGGCTGTGGGATCATCTATTGCCGCAACCGTAAACGCACCAAAGAAATAGCCTCCCTGCTGGAAATGCAGGGCATTGCTGCCAGCTATTATCACGCGGGCCTGCCACAGACCGAACGTGCTGCCCGGCAGGAAGCCTGGATCAACAATGAAACACGCATTATGGTATGTACCAACGCTTTTGGTATGGGTATCGATAAACCTGATGTGCGTATCGTGGTGCATTATGATATGCCCGATGGCCTGGAAGCATACTACCAGGAAGCCGGCCGCGCTGGTCGCGATGAACAGAAAGCTTATGCGGTGCTGCTGTATAATGAGCATGAACTAACGGACATGCACGAACGAATTGCGCTGCAATTCCCCACACTGGAAGAGATCCGTGAAGTATACCAGGGCATTGTAAACTACCTCCAGGTGCCCGTTGGCAGTGCGGAAGGGATGTATTTCGATTTTGATATCAACGATTTTGCGAGAACATTTCAGCTCAACCTGACGGTGGCCTATAGCGCCATCCGCCTCCTGGAACAGGAAGGTGTACTGCAACTGAGCGAAAGCGTTTTTCTACCCTCCCGCATAGAATTTATTACAGATAAAGAATCGCTGTATGCATTTGAAAGCGCCTATCCTGCGCTGGAAGAGATCATCAAAACTTTACTCCGCACCTACGAAGGTATCTTTGATCATTCGGTACCAGTATACGAAAGACAGATAGGCCGGATTATGCTGATGGAAGATGACGACATCGCTGCACAGCTGCACCAGCTTCATCAGTACGGTATCCTTCGTTATCATGCCCGCCGCGATGAACCGCAGCTATCTCTCTTGCAGGAACGGGTATCTGCGCAGCATTTGCGAATCAATATGGCGAGGATAGAGGTGCGCAAGAAAGTATATACAGACAGGCTGCTGGCTATGTTTGCCTACGCCCGTAACAGGGATACCTGTCGTACACAACAACTGGTAACCTATTTCGGGGAAACAGACAGTACACCCTGCGGTGTGTGTGATAGCTGCCTGAATAAAAAGGCCAGCCCATTGGATGCCGCTGCATTCAAGCGTATATCCGATAACGTTATCTACCAGTTGAATGACCAGCCTTTATTATTGACAGAATTATTAAGCAGGATGCCTGACGTGAGGAAAAGCGACCTGCTGGCCGTACTCCGGTTCATGAATGAAGAGGGACTGCTGAAAAGAGATGCGGAAGGAAGATTAACAGCAGCTTAA
- a CDS encoding cation-translocating P-type ATPase — MTPISCKVEGMHCTNCALSVSKYLEKKGMQDVHVSFATEEVSFVAPAETDSKEILEGINQLGYRVVHPDDAPVKASFFSTLSFKFFFCLLFTFPLLLHMWVSWSWLHQPWVQFGLTLPVYLVGMWHFGRSAVRSIMNGMANMDVLVSLGASAAFVYSFVGTVVYGNPDYMFYETTAAIITLVFLGNMLEEKSVKQTTTAIAELAGMQVTTARLINTDHGHEHINEVDNRILRPGDCVLVNTGDKIPMDGTIYWGSGHANESMITGESTPVSKQEKDKVIGGTLLEDGSIKVYITATGKDTVLSYIIELVKQAQSDKPPMQRLADRISAIFVPLVLGIALITFLGWYFIGHTTLATAMMRSVAVLVIACPCAMGLATPAAVMVGLGRAARNGILIKGGHTLEMFKNIKQVVFDKTGTLTTGRLQLGAYEHPGMPEDDFKKIVYSLEKYSSHPIARSIATLWKAAGEVPLQQVREHKGLGMRAKDSNGNEWQLGSFKMTDGLATDDSHSLYLVKNGQLAGWIDFIDEERPEAAKVIQQLQQAGIKSILLSGDTHRKCYELAEKLGITEVYAEQSPEQKLQQIDRFMKIAPTAMVGDGINDAPALSKATIGISLSDATQVAMQSANVVLLNNNLGTLPLALGLGKHTYLTIKQNLFWAFIYNVVAIPVAALGFLNPIVGAGIMGLSDVVLAINSVRLRYKSVHR; from the coding sequence ATGACACCAATCAGTTGCAAAGTAGAAGGGATGCATTGCACCAATTGTGCACTCAGTGTATCGAAGTACCTGGAGAAAAAAGGGATGCAGGACGTACATGTCAGCTTCGCTACAGAAGAAGTGAGCTTTGTGGCGCCCGCAGAAACCGATTCCAAAGAAATTCTGGAAGGGATCAACCAGCTGGGCTACCGGGTGGTGCATCCGGATGATGCGCCGGTGAAGGCCTCCTTTTTCTCGACCCTCTCCTTTAAATTCTTTTTCTGTCTCCTGTTTACCTTCCCTTTGCTGTTGCATATGTGGGTAAGCTGGTCGTGGTTGCACCAGCCATGGGTGCAGTTTGGGCTTACCCTGCCGGTATACCTGGTAGGTATGTGGCATTTTGGGCGTAGTGCTGTCCGTTCTATCATGAATGGGATGGCCAATATGGATGTACTGGTATCACTCGGCGCTTCGGCTGCTTTTGTATACAGTTTCGTGGGTACGGTGGTTTATGGCAATCCGGATTACATGTTTTATGAAACTACGGCGGCTATCATCACCCTGGTTTTCCTGGGTAATATGCTGGAAGAAAAGTCAGTGAAACAAACCACTACGGCTATCGCTGAACTGGCCGGTATGCAGGTCACCACCGCAAGGCTGATCAACACGGATCACGGACATGAACATATCAATGAAGTAGATAACCGGATACTTCGCCCCGGCGACTGTGTACTGGTGAATACCGGTGATAAGATTCCCATGGATGGAACAATCTACTGGGGTAGCGGACATGCCAATGAATCCATGATCACCGGTGAAAGTACGCCGGTAAGCAAACAGGAAAAAGATAAAGTAATCGGGGGCACTCTCCTCGAAGATGGCAGCATAAAAGTATATATCACCGCTACCGGAAAGGATACGGTACTTTCTTATATTATTGAACTGGTAAAGCAGGCGCAGAGCGACAAGCCACCCATGCAACGGCTGGCAGACCGGATCAGCGCCATTTTTGTACCGCTGGTACTGGGTATCGCCTTGATTACTTTCCTGGGCTGGTACTTTATAGGACACACTACGCTGGCTACTGCCATGATGCGGAGTGTAGCCGTACTCGTTATTGCCTGCCCCTGTGCTATGGGACTGGCTACACCGGCTGCTGTGATGGTAGGACTGGGGCGTGCCGCCCGGAATGGCATCCTGATTAAAGGCGGCCATACGCTGGAAATGTTCAAGAACATCAAACAGGTGGTATTCGACAAAACCGGTACACTGACTACCGGCAGGTTGCAGCTGGGCGCCTATGAGCATCCCGGTATGCCTGAAGACGATTTTAAGAAGATTGTATATAGCCTGGAAAAATATTCTTCCCACCCCATTGCCCGCTCTATTGCTACCCTGTGGAAAGCCGCCGGGGAAGTGCCTTTACAGCAGGTACGGGAACACAAAGGGCTGGGTATGCGCGCCAAAGACAGCAACGGAAATGAGTGGCAGCTGGGTTCTTTCAAAATGACGGACGGACTGGCCACAGATGATAGTCATAGTCTGTACCTGGTAAAGAACGGGCAACTGGCCGGCTGGATCGACTTCATTGATGAAGAAAGACCGGAAGCCGCCAAAGTAATCCAGCAATTACAACAGGCAGGTATCAAATCAATTTTACTGAGTGGAGATACCCACCGCAAATGTTATGAACTGGCAGAGAAGCTGGGTATTACCGAAGTGTATGCCGAACAATCACCGGAACAGAAGCTGCAGCAGATCGATCGCTTCATGAAAATAGCGCCTACCGCCATGGTGGGTGATGGGATCAATGATGCGCCGGCACTGTCCAAAGCAACAATCGGTATCTCTCTCAGCGACGCCACCCAGGTGGCGATGCAAAGTGCGAATGTAGTATTGCTGAATAATAATCTCGGCACCCTGCCGCTGGCACTAGGACTGGGTAAACATACTTATCTCACTATCAAACAAAATCTTTTCTGGGCATTTATTTATAACGTGGTAGCGATACCGGTAGCAGCCCTGGGATTTCTAAACCCCATTGTGGGCGCCGGTATCATGGGCCTTTCAGATGTAGTACTGGCCATCAATTCTGTCAGGCTGCGTTATAAAAGCGTTCATCGCTAA
- the tsaE gene encoding tRNA (adenosine(37)-N6)-threonylcarbamoyltransferase complex ATPase subunit type 1 TsaE, with protein MQWTFTLEQLPETAAAFWQYYADKQVFTLDGLMGAGKTTLIKALCAARGVQDATASPTFSIINEYAYRDAQGQPRRIYHLDLYRLRDEDDAISAGVEDTLYQDAICFVEWPGVIAPLLPPDTVHLQLEVLPDQKRILREIAASYK; from the coding sequence ATGCAATGGACATTTACGCTGGAACAATTACCGGAAACAGCCGCTGCTTTCTGGCAATATTATGCTGACAAACAGGTATTTACCCTTGATGGCCTGATGGGAGCCGGAAAAACAACGCTGATAAAAGCTTTATGCGCCGCCCGGGGCGTACAGGATGCCACCGCCAGCCCAACTTTTTCGATCATCAATGAATATGCTTACCGGGATGCACAGGGACAGCCCCGGCGTATTTACCACCTGGATCTGTACCGGCTGCGCGATGAAGATGACGCCATCAGTGCAGGTGTAGAAGATACCCTTTACCAGGATGCCATCTGTTTTGTGGAATGGCCGGGGGTGATTGCCCCGCTGCTACCGCCGGATACCGTGCATCTGCAACTGGAAGTACTACCCGATCAGAAAAGGATTTTACGCGAAATCGCTGCATCTTACAAATAA
- a CDS encoding alanine dehydrogenase, whose amino-acid sequence MEQRQKPVVSAGFTYSPLEETLDIPQKNSRLYIGIPKETSFQENRIALTPDAVSILAAQGHHIVVEHKAGDGSHYYDTDYSEAGAEIVYDKKEVFKAELIVKSAPLNDEEIELLHPHQIVISPIHLAALKAPQVQKMMDKRITLLSFENLKDDAGTYPIVRAMSEIAGSAVMLIAGQYLGNGNRGKGILLGGITGIPPTKVVIIGAGIVGEFAARTALALGSSVKVFDNNIYKLKRLQNNIGVRVFTSVIQPKVLAEQLRNADVAVGALSSQSGRTPIVVSESMVSNMKAGSVIVDVSIDRGGCFETSEITSHENPVFKKYDVIHYCVPNIPSGFARTASEAISNVLMPLLIEASDDGGFENLVWIKRGVRNGIYLYKGALTNYHLSEKFKLKYTDLELLLAVKG is encoded by the coding sequence ATGGAGCAAAGGCAAAAACCTGTAGTGAGTGCTGGCTTTACTTATTCACCACTGGAAGAAACGCTGGATATACCACAAAAGAATTCCCGTTTATATATCGGCATCCCAAAAGAAACCTCTTTCCAGGAAAACCGTATCGCCCTGACGCCCGACGCAGTAAGCATTCTGGCTGCCCAAGGACATCATATAGTGGTAGAACATAAAGCAGGCGACGGGTCGCATTATTATGACACCGACTACTCAGAAGCCGGTGCTGAAATTGTGTATGATAAGAAAGAAGTATTCAAGGCAGAACTCATCGTGAAATCAGCCCCGCTGAACGATGAAGAGATTGAATTACTCCATCCGCACCAGATCGTCATCTCCCCTATCCACCTGGCTGCCTTAAAAGCGCCACAGGTGCAGAAAATGATGGATAAACGCATTACGCTCCTCTCATTCGAGAACCTGAAAGATGATGCGGGTACTTATCCTATCGTAAGGGCGATGAGTGAAATTGCGGGCAGTGCAGTGATGCTCATTGCCGGCCAGTACCTGGGTAACGGTAACAGGGGAAAAGGCATTCTGCTGGGCGGTATCACCGGTATCCCACCCACCAAAGTGGTGATCATCGGCGCAGGTATCGTAGGGGAATTTGCAGCCCGTACTGCACTGGCACTGGGATCTTCCGTAAAAGTATTTGATAATAATATTTACAAACTGAAACGCCTGCAAAACAACATCGGGGTGCGGGTATTTACCTCCGTCATACAGCCTAAAGTATTGGCGGAACAACTGCGTAATGCAGATGTGGCCGTAGGAGCATTATCCTCCCAAAGTGGCCGTACGCCTATTGTTGTCAGCGAATCGATGGTCAGCAATATGAAAGCCGGCTCCGTTATCGTAGATGTCAGCATTGACCGCGGCGGCTGTTTCGAAACATCAGAGATTACCAGCCACGAAAATCCGGTGTTTAAAAAGTATGATGTGATACACTATTGTGTCCCTAACATCCCTTCCGGCTTTGCCCGTACTGCCTCTGAAGCTATCAGCAATGTACTGATGCCCCTGCTCATAGAAGCATCTGATGATGGCGGTTTTGAAAACCTGGTATGGATCAAACGTGGTGTACGTAACGGTATCTACCTCTATAAAGGCGCCCTGACCAACTACCATCTAAGTGAAAAGTTCAAACTGAAATATACTGACCTGGAGCTGCTGCTGGCAGTGAAAGGATAG
- a CDS encoding undecaprenyl-diphosphate phosphatase, giving the protein MNFFQAIIIAIVEGLTEFLPISSTGHMIIVSSLLGIGKDEFTKLFEVVIQLGAILAVVVLYWRKFLVFDKNRLNFYLKLIVAVIPALICGYLFGDKIDMMLESPLTVGVTLLLGGIVLLFVDNWFKDATIDTDEKISMFAALRIGFFQCLALVPGVSRSAASIIGGMQQKLTRSVAAEFSFFLAVPTMAAATGYKLLKGRELLMAHPENLKLLLVGNIVAFIVAMGAIKFFIGALKKYGFKMWGYYRIVVGAIIIGAILMGYNLEA; this is encoded by the coding sequence ATGAACTTTTTTCAGGCTATTATTATTGCTATTGTGGAAGGGCTGACGGAATTTCTTCCTATCTCCTCCACCGGGCATATGATCATTGTAAGCTCTTTGCTGGGCATCGGGAAAGATGAATTTACCAAACTGTTTGAAGTCGTGATACAGCTGGGCGCCATCCTCGCCGTAGTGGTATTGTACTGGAGAAAATTCCTGGTGTTTGATAAGAACCGGCTCAATTTTTACCTGAAGCTGATCGTAGCGGTAATACCCGCTCTCATCTGCGGTTATTTATTCGGTGATAAGATAGATATGATGCTGGAAAGTCCGCTTACCGTAGGGGTTACCCTGTTGCTGGGAGGTATTGTATTACTATTTGTAGATAACTGGTTTAAAGACGCCACCATCGATACAGATGAAAAGATAAGTATGTTTGCTGCCCTGCGCATTGGCTTTTTCCAGTGTCTGGCACTGGTGCCCGGTGTAAGCCGTAGCGCCGCCTCCATCATTGGCGGTATGCAGCAGAAACTGACCCGTAGTGTGGCCGCCGAATTCTCCTTTTTCCTGGCAGTACCTACCATGGCAGCAGCCACCGGCTATAAACTGTTGAAAGGAAGAGAACTGCTGATGGCCCACCCCGAAAACCTGAAACTATTGCTGGTAGGCAATATTGTGGCTTTCATCGTTGCCATGGGCGCTATTAAATTCTTTATCGGCGCCTTAAAGAAATATGGTTTTAAAATGTGGGGATACTACCGCATAGTAGTAGGCGCCATTATTATAGGCGCGATATTGATGGGGTATAACCTTGAAGCATAA
- a CDS encoding DUF3098 domain-containing protein, which produces MAKTTIKPAVTKDAHDAVVDSRPIFPKENYKFMLAGIAVIVIGFLLMMGGDSNDPNSFKPEEVYSFRRITLAPIVIVLGLLVEVYAIMHRPKTKA; this is translated from the coding sequence ATGGCTAAAACAACTATCAAACCCGCTGTTACAAAGGATGCACATGATGCAGTGGTAGACAGCCGCCCTATTTTCCCTAAAGAAAATTATAAATTCATGCTGGCTGGTATTGCCGTGATCGTGATAGGCTTCCTCCTGATGATGGGAGGAGACAGTAATGATCCCAATAGCTTTAAACCGGAAGAAGTATACAGTTTCCGCAGAATCACCCTGGCGCCGATCGTAATCGTGCTGGGCCTGCTGGTAGAGGTATACGCTATTATGCATCGTCCAAAAACGAAAGCATAA
- a CDS encoding permease-like cell division protein FtsX produces MAQSGKSSAKKSKPSYLYSIIGVALVLFSLGTLGLVVIHASKLSKYFKESIEVQVILRDNVKENQAMALRDSIAHKPYIKSIEYVSKDMAAKRFQKDFGEDFIQLLQYNPLYASINIKANANYVNNDSLKIIENNLTKQSIVREISYQRTLVSKLNENVNKIGTVILIISCLLVLVVIFLIDNTIRLAMFSNRFLIKTMQMVGATRGFIAKPFDLRSIANGAISALIAIAGLIAILSFADKALPELNGLRDNLMIALLFLGMLVTGIAISLFSTHRSVMKYLRLKLDDLY; encoded by the coding sequence ATGGCGCAATCCGGGAAATCATCAGCAAAGAAGTCGAAACCATCGTACCTGTACTCCATCATCGGAGTGGCGCTGGTATTATTTTCACTGGGCACATTGGGCCTGGTGGTAATACATGCCAGTAAGCTCAGCAAGTATTTTAAGGAAAGCATTGAGGTACAGGTGATTTTAAGAGATAATGTAAAAGAAAACCAGGCAATGGCCCTGCGCGACTCTATCGCACATAAGCCATATATCAAGTCAATCGAATATGTTTCGAAAGACATGGCTGCCAAGCGTTTTCAGAAGGATTTTGGAGAAGACTTTATCCAGTTGTTGCAGTATAATCCGCTGTACGCCAGTATTAACATAAAGGCCAATGCCAATTATGTGAATAACGATAGCCTGAAGATCATTGAGAATAACCTGACGAAACAGAGTATTGTCAGGGAGATTTCCTACCAGCGTACGCTGGTGAGCAAGCTCAATGAGAACGTGAATAAAATCGGGACGGTGATTCTCATCATCAGTTGTTTGCTGGTGCTGGTGGTGATCTTCCTCATTGATAATACGATCCGCCTGGCCATGTTCAGCAACCGTTTCCTGATCAAAACCATGCAAATGGTGGGCGCTACCCGCGGGTTTATTGCCAAACCATTTGACCTGCGCAGTATTGCCAACGGCGCTATCAGTGCGCTGATCGCTATTGCAGGTCTCATTGCTATCCTGTCGTTTGCCGATAAGGCACTGCCGGAACTCAATGGGCTGCGCGATAACCTGATGATTGCCCTGTTATTTCTCGGCATGCTCGTTACCGGCATCGCTATTTCCTTATTCAGTACACACCGCTCCGTCATGAAATACCTGCGGTTAAAACTGGATGATCTGTATTAA